The sequence tctatgtgtagagaaagtttattgtgaagagtattcatcaaatgataaatccccaaaatagttttgcatgtaattgttaacatgccactcatataaatataaatattttagcatattatcattaaaacataagtgatatatggtggttacggtgttggaggagtaaaatgggaggggttcaaattccctttgtgttttttccctactttttttccctttttttcttcttttttttttcttcctttacaTCAATACTTTCGATATTTTAGCGATATTACAtcgatattttgacaaaatattgctgAAGTGTAAGCGAAATTATCGACATCGATATTTTTCGATATTATCGTGGATATTGTCGATATTTCAGACTATGGTTTTAGCTTTTAATCCACACGTTTAGCATGGGTTggcttgggttttttttttttgggggggggaataaaacctaaaaaatagcaTTTAGCCCAAGGTTGGGTTTGGTCTAAGTAATAAAAAAGTTAGTGGATAATAAGTTTTGAGCATCTTGTACATTCTCATGCCTGAAGAAAAAAATCAAGATATAAAATTATTATGGGATCTCATTCATTATCATGATAAGTAAACATGTTTTAAATTGCAAATCTTCTAAGCTTATATAATGTGGTAAGACtaacattatttttttcaaatacgTCGTTGACAATTTGTTTGGGCTTGTTCCACAAAGTATTCTTGTGATCCGAACAATTTATATTGTAAAccatcattcatagatcattcttgtaAAGATTTGCTCCAATCGATAATCATTTAGCTCTTTAGTTAATATTGTGAACATTTCATTGTTTATTAATAACATTGTATTCGTCTATCTATCGGACCATAATTAAATAACTAAACAACTTCcaattttagtaattttttgtAAAGTTGATATTTTAggttttgtgattaatttatattataaaGTGGGCCTAAATAAGTGCTTTGCTATGTATTAAGTTATTAATTAGTTAGTGATTAGATCCTATACGAATGTAAGAACATGGCAATTATGTGAAAACTGTTGTAAAtaatgggtatgtttgcccgCATGTGTATAGTATAGACTCATAAGCTAAATAGTAAtccttttgtaattttccattgaagtgactctataaatagagcacttcatTTGTTCAAAGTGAGAAGAGAACatcaagaagagaaaaagaagaaatataaAACTCTCAGTATCCTTCATTTTCTAATATCTGCAATACTTTTGTTAGTGTGATAGTTTGCACCACTTCGTCCTCGCTCTTGCAAAGGTTATTTCTctacttttgcctatttataacacgttatcagcacgactctctaaTCATTTCTCAATTCCCttcaccgaaagaaaaaaaagaaaaatgtttcctttaaggtttttactgttcttcttcttcatctgccTTAATTGCTGGATATACCCTCGCGAAGAACTGTTTGCACCATGTTTACTTCTAATTCTCAAACTAACAAttacttatatctttgatttcttgtttggtgtagatattgactactaacccactgattatttatgcaatccaagatggtgcggtactatcgcctatcttggactgcagatctaATTTTATTGCAAATTTTAAGTGGACCAGTATAATCGTCCACTCtatcctgcatatttaaatttacctgctatttaaattttatcgcaattttaggtggtgtggaaTAATCACCCACTCTGCtatgcatatttaaattttattgcaattttagaTGATGTGGAATAATCACCCATCCACACCACTCtgctctgcatatttaaattttatcgcaattttaggtggtgcggtataatcgtccaccttgctttacatatttaaattttattgcaatttaaattttatcgcaatttgatgtggtgcggtataatcgtccaccctgctttgcatatttaaattttattgcaatttaaattttatcgcaattttaggtggtgcaaTATAATTGTCCACCTTGctctacatatttaaattttcctgctgTTTAAAGTAGTGCGGAATAATCGCTCATCCTATACTTGTTtcgatgagaatggtgcggtacaattgcccttctcattaatcatgaaaatctcgagcctgaagttttgaatacttatcattttggtctgaagatcaaaatttgtaagaaccagaagttctaacaatatattCCTCCAGaacacatattattgcaagttcttacacacctcatttttctttcagaaaagaaaatggcaaacttggcaaagcttgattttgctgccctggacattactgggaagaattaccttacctgggtactggatactaagatccatctggaagcagcgaatcttggagataccatcaggGAATAGAGCAGCTCATCCTTTCAAGATCAGGTGAAGGCCATGATTTTTATTCGTCGCCATCTTGCTGAGGCACTAAAGagcgagtacttaacggttgaagatccgttagccATCTGGAAGGCCTTGAGaaacagatacaatcaccagacaatGGTGATTCTTCTAAGAGCTCGCTATAGctggactcacctaaggatccaggatttcaagtcAGTGGCTGAGTGCAATTTGgcgttgttcagaattacctctcagatgaagctcTGTGGGGATACTATTACTGATGAGTTGTTATTGaaaaagactttcagcacattccaCGCCTCTAACATGCTCCTGCAGCAGCAGTATAGAGCGCGAAGCTTCACTGAATtcaaccagctgatatctgtgctcctggtagctgaacagaacaataagctcctgatgaaaaaccataattcctGACCTACTAGATCAGCACAGTTTCCAGAAGTGAATGTTGCTTCCCTTGAAAAGAATACCATATCCTCCCATGGCAATAATTATTAACAAAGACGTGGCCACAAGCAAGGCCGGTGGAAAgggaaaggcaagaaccatggtgtccagtttcacaaccaTATTCCAAGGCATAATCCAGGCCCGAGctttaaaaatgcaaatcaCCAGAAAGGAAAAGCTCATATGAACACTCCTAGAAATCCTGAAGGAGTTTGTCATAGCTGTAGTGGCAAAGAACATTGGGTGCGAATTTGTCGCACTCCAAAGCATCTGGTGGAGCTGTATCAAGCCTCCttcaaggagaagggtgtcgagatcAATTTCTTCGACCAGGCTCAACCAATGGACACCCCTGATCCAGTGACCAATTTATCAGGACAATTAAACACAACCCACCTGGATGCTACAGACTTTATTaatgaaagagggaatgaagtttatgggtccgattgaattatttatgtttaatgtactaTTGTTATTTGTACATGTAATTTAATGCtcgcattttcaattcaataaaagtagtattccagtatgaataaattgtttttttctttactcagagaacatggataaaaattatggttattctcaaaacaagaccaatggcggagacttttgtcttgcagacagCGCAACCATGCAttcaatacttcgagatcgaaagtatttctcgaatttggtaattgcaaaagtaaaggtaacaacacaatctgatgtaattgaaggctcaggaaaaGTCCAGATTATgctaccaaatggaacaatattgtccataaagaatgcattatatgctactcgatccattcgaaatttgttaagttttaaagacatacatctaaatggataccacattgaaacgaaaagtgtagaaaatgtggaatatttatgcattacctccaatgatacccagaagcgtatattggaaaagttgcatggtttatcgagtggattgtattatacatacataaagacagttgaggcatatactgtcatgaactagaagttcattgattcaaaggtttacatgctttggcatgactatctaggtcatccaggatttaccatgatgcgtagaatcattaccaactctaatggacatccattattgagcaaacacattgatgtctcaaatgataaccTTTGCAAGGTttgttctcaagggaagttagtaattagaccatcacaactcaAGGTTGATGaagaatccccatcattttttcaaagaattcaaggggatatttgtggacctattcaaccaccttgtggaccatttcgatatttttatggttttggttgatgcatctacccgatggtcacatgtttgcctattgtctactcgaaatgtagcttttgcgagacttcttgctcagataattaagttacGAACACAGTTCCCAAATCATCCCATTAAGTTaatccgacttgataacgctggtgaatttacatctcaaacctttgatgattactgtatGGCATTGgacattgatgttgaacaccctgttcctcatgtccatactcaaaatggtttagcagaagcatttatcaagcggcttcaattaatagcccgcactctactcatgaaaacgaaattgccagtCTCTGCATGGGAACATGCCATattacatgctgcatcattggttagATTGAGACtcatagccaaccaccaatattTATCATTACCATtcgtgtttggacatcagccaaacatttcacatttacgagtttttggttgtgctgtttatgtgcctattgcaccaccacaacgaactaaaatgggacctcagcgcagactgggaatttatatgggttttgattcaccatctatcattagatatttggaacatTTGActggtgatatgtttacagctcgttttgctgattgtcattttgatgagacagttttcccgtcgttaaggggagaaaagaccgttccagaagaacgacaataactgacatgggttgttcccaccttatctcattttgatccacgaagcacttaatgtgaaaatgaagtgaaaatgatcattcatcttcaaggtattgctaatcaaatgccagatgcatttaatgatgctttgaaagtgacaaagtcacatataccagctgcaaacgcacctgcaagaattgatgtccctgttgggcAAAATAAGGTGGCAGTGAATGATTCATCcagtgcacgcctgaagcgtggtagacccccaggttcaaaagattcatcccctcaaaagagaaagatgagggcacagttgaacccaaatgatatcattcaagaaaagaaattgaatgataaatccacaattcatgattatgtacttccagaaaaagaaaatgtccttgatgagacacatgtccctgaaaagacagaagtacatgaaagtaAAGAAATATCCATAAGTACATGAAAGTaaagaaatatccataaattatgcatgtactaatgaattgtgggatcgaaatgaaataatcgTCGAGGACatgtttgcatttgcaatagccactgaaattatattaagtgatgatgttgAGCCCcactctgttgatgaatgcagacagaaacaagattggcctaagtggaaagatgcaatctaggtagaattaaattccttggaaagacgaagtgtttttggaccagtagtccaaaccccacctggtgtgaaccccgtaggttacaaatgggtattcacaaggaaacaCAATGAGAAAAaggagattgcaagatataaagcacgactcgttgcacaaggtttttcacaaagacctggaattgattatgaagagacataCTCTCTTGTAATGGAtgcaattacgttccgttacttaataagtttggtgatttcagaaaaacttaacatgcgacttatggatgtcatcaccgcgtatctatatggagaattagatacagacatatatatgaaagtcctaGAATGACTTAAGTTGCTTGAagcaactaacaaaccacgatgtatgttctcaatcaaattcaggcgatcactatatgggctgaaacaatctgggcgaatgtggtataatcgtctcagtgagtatttgattaaagaaggatatgctaacaatgtcatctgcccttgtatgttcattaagaaatcaaatactggATTTGCAATAGTGGTAGTATacgtcgatgatatgaacctagttggaacccctgAAAAGCTCAACAAAACTGTTGActatctgaaaagcgaatttgaaatgaaagacattggaaaaaccaaatattgtctcggcctgcagatcgagcattgtgttaatggaattttggtccatcaatcagcttacattgaaaaaatactgaagcgatttggcatggacaaggcttatccacaTAGCACtccaatggtcgttcgttctttggacattaagaaagatcaattccgtccaaaagacaatgatgaactggtccttggtTCAGAAATACCATATTTGAgcgcaataggtgctttattgtatttagcacaatgtattAGACCatatatagctttttcagttaacttgttagccaggtacagctctgctccaacaattcgtcattagaaatgagtcaaagatgttctacgataccttcgtgggacaacagatatgggtctcttctactcagacaagCCCACAAATGATCAGATCCTTGTTAGATACGCAGATGTGGTTTTCTCTTcgatccgcataaagcccgctcacaaaatggatatgtgttcacttatggagatactgcaatttcatggcgatcaacgaagcaaacgctagttgctacatcttccaatcactcggaaataattgctttacatgaagcaagttgtgaatgttcttggttaagatcaatgatccatcacatccgaaattcatgtggtctaccttcaaagcCAGACACTTcaactgtcatccatgaagataatgtaACATGTGTCGCCCAAATGAAGGAAAGATTCATCAaaggtgataagactaaacacatctctccaagatttttcagtgcacatgagcttcagaagggtaaagttattgaag is a genomic window of Malus domestica chromosome 09, GDT2T_hap1 containing:
- the LOC139187888 gene encoding uncharacterized protein, encoding MVILLRARYSWTHLRIQDFKSVAECNLALFRITSQMKLCGDTITDELLLKKTFSTFHASNMLLQQQYRARSFTEFNQLISVLLKGKAHMNTPRNPEGVCHSCSGKEHWVRICRTPKHLVELYQASFKEKGVEINFFDQAQPMDTPDPVTNLSGQLNTTHLDATDFINERGNEVYGSD